A single Hippocampus zosterae strain Florida chromosome 17, ASM2543408v3, whole genome shotgun sequence DNA region contains:
- the sgsm3 gene encoding small G protein signaling modulator 3 isoform X1 yields the protein MSGTYTPAPGGPFSALTPSMWPQDILAKYHQRDNSEQTELKYDEFGFRVDLDATDDPDPWLGTEGSPQCENPQQRLRWQAHLEFTHNHTVGDLTWELIAPVLPRSERLRALVLGGIPHSMRPQLWMRLSGALQKKRTSEITYKEIIKNSSNDDASTAKQIEKDLLRTMPTNVCFNNLTSVGVPRLRRVLRGLAWLYPDIGYCQGTGMVVSCLLLFMEEEDVLWMMCALIEDLLPPSYFSSTLLGVQTDQRVLRQLIVQYLPALDRLLQEHDIELSLITLHWFLTSFASVVDIRLLLRIWDLLFYQGSLVLFQITLGMLKIKEEELISSENSASIFNTLSDLPSQLRDGPAVLGEALRLAGNLSQDTLDAHRHKHLAYILNEQAQLDSGNVPLNSNLNKQVVRRQSLRRKSTLSSLLFGEDEAEALKSKNIKQTELVAALREAITRTSEHFHCLDPRHSSTELTPDYSMESHQRDHENFLVVSRNRRRRAKALLDFERHDDDELGFRKNDIITIISQKDEHCWVGELNGLRGWFPAKFVEILDERSKEYSLAGDDSVTEAVTDLARGTLCPALKAIFLHGLKKPSILGGPCHPWLFIEEAASREVERDFNSVYSRLVLCKTFRLDEDGKVLTPEELLYRAVQSVNMSHDVAHVQMDVKFRSLVCVGLNEQVLHLWLEVLCSSMAAVEKWYHPWSFLRSPGWVQIKCELRVLSKFAFSLSQDCELPERKEEKEQRPLKEGVQDMLVKHHLFSWDIDG from the exons ATGTCAG GGACATACACACCGGCTCCCGGCGGGCCCTTCTCGGCTCTCACTCCAAGCATGTGGCCCCAGGACATTTTGGCAAAGTACCATCAA AGAGACAACTCGGAACAGACTGAACTCAAGTACGATGAGTTTGGCTTCAGAGTGGACTTGGACG CGACTGATGATCCCGATCCTTGGCTGGGCACCGAAGGCTCACCGCAGTGTGAAAACCCTCAGCAGAGGTTGCGCTGGCAAGCCCATTTGGAGTTCACGCATAATCACACCGTGGGCGACCTCACCTGGGAGCTCATTGCGCCGGTCCTTCCGCGCTCCGAACGCCTGCGCGCACTCGTACTCGGTGGCATCCCTCATAGCATGAGGCCGCAG TTATGGATGCGTCTGTCTGGAGCGCTGCAGAAAAAGAGAACTTCTGAAATCACCTACAAAGAAATCATCAAAAACAGCTCCAACGATGACGCCTCCACAGCCAAACAG ATAGAGAAGGACCTGTTGCGGACAATGCCCACCAACGTGTGCTTCAATAACCTAACAAGCGTCGGGGTCCCGAGGCTGCGACGGGTACTTCGAGGCCTGGCCTGGCTTTACCCCGACATTGGCTACTGTCAGGGAACTGGAATG gtGGTTTCCTGTCTGTTGCTCTtcatggaggaggaggatgtgcTGTGGATGATGTGTGCTCTGATTGAAGACCTCCTCCCACCGTCGTACTTCTCCTCCACCCTGCTGGGCGTCCAAACGGACCAGAGGGTGCTTCGTCAGCTCATCGTTCAGTACCTACCGGCCCTTGACCGCCTTTTGCAAGAGCATGACATTG AGCTGTCTCTGATCACGCTGCACTGGTTCCTGACATCCTTTGCCAGCGTGGTGGATATCCGTTTACTCCTCCGGATCTGGGACCTCCTCTTCTACCAGGGCTCCTTGGTTCTCTTTCAAATCACGCTGGGCATGCTTAAGATCAAG GAGGAAGAGCTCATATCGTCGGAAAACTCCGCGTCCATTTTTAACACGCTCTCCGACCTGCCGAGCCAGTTGAGAGACGGGCCCGCAGTTCTCGGGGAAGCTTTGAGGCTGGCGGGCAATCTGTCGCAGGACACGCTGGACGCTCACCGACACAAGCACCTTGCCTACATCCTCAACGAACAGGCCCAGCTCGACAGTGGAAACGTGCCGCTCAATTCCAATCTCAACAAG CAGGTGGTGAGGAGACAGTCCCTGCGGAGAAAGTCCACTCTCAGCTCGCTGCTCTTTGGGGAGGATGAGGCCGAAGCGCTCAAGTCCAAGAACATTAAGCAGACCGAGTTGGTGGCGGCCCTTCGAGAGGCCATCACGCGCACTTCTGAACATTTCCACTGTCTGGACCCACGCCACTCCAGCACT GAGCTCACCCCTGACTACTCCATGGAGAGCCACCAGCGGGACCATGAAAACTTCCTGGTCGTGTCCCGAAACCGACGGAGACGAGCAAAGGCTTTGCTGGATTTTGAGCGCCATGATGATGACGAGTTGGGCTTCAGGAAGAATGACATCATCACT ATCATCTCACAAAAGGACGAACACTGTTGGGTCGGAGAGCTCAATGGTCTTCGAG GCTGGTTCCCCGCAAAGTTTGTGGAGATCCTCGATGAAAGGAGCAAAGAG TACTCGTTAGCAGGGGATGACTCGGTAACAGAAGCTGTGACCGATCTCGCCAGAGGGACTCTGTGTCCGGCCCTCAAGGCCATCTTTCTTCACGGCCTTAAGAAACCTTCCATTTTGGGCGGGCCCTGTCACCCGTGGTTATTCATAGAAGAG GCGGCCAGCAGAGAGGTCGAGAGGGATTTCAACTCTGTCTACTCAAGATTAGTGTTGTGTAAAACCTTCAG GTTAGATGAAGATGGGAAGGTTCTAACACCAGAGGAGCTCCTATACCGG GCGGTACAGTCAGTCAACATGAGCCATGACGTGGCTCATGTTCAGATGGATGTCAAGTTCAGGTCTCTGGTCTGCGTGGGCCTCAA TGAGCAGGTGTTGCACTTATGGCTGGAGGTGCTGTGTTCCAGCATGGCGGCTGTCGAGAAATGGTATCATCCGTGGTCGTTCCTGCGCAGTCCCGGATGGGTCCAGATCAAATGTGAACTCAG GGTCCTTTCAAAGTTTGCCTTCAGTCTTTCGCAAGATTGCGAATTACCGGAGCGGAAGGAG GAGAAGGAGCAGAGGCCACTGAAAGAGGGCGTGCAGGATATGTTGGTGAAGCATCATCTCTTCAGCTGGGACATTGACGGCTAA
- the sgsm3 gene encoding small G protein signaling modulator 3 isoform X3, whose product MSGTYTPAPGGPFSALTPSMWPQDILAKYHQRDNSEQTELKYDEFGFRVDLDATDDPDPWLGTEGSPQCENPQQRLRWQAHLEFTHNHTVGDLTWELIAPVLPRSERLRALVLGGIPHSMRPQLWMRLSGALQKKRTSEITYKEIIKNSSNDDASTAKQIEKDLLRTMPTNVCFNNLTSVGVPRLRRVLRGLAWLYPDIGYCQGTGMVVSCLLLFMEEEDVLWMMCALIEDLLPPSYFSSTLLGVQTDQRVLRQLIVQYLPALDRLLQEHDIELSLITLHWFLTSFASVVDIRLLLRIWDLLFYQGSLVLFQITLGMLKIKEEELISSENSASIFNTLSDLPSQLRDGPAVLGEALRLAGNLSQDTLDAHRHKHLAYILNEQAQLDSGNVPLNSNLNKQVVRRQSLRRKSTLSSLLFGEDEAEALKSKNIKQTELVAALREAITRTSEHFHCLDPRHSSTELTPDYSMESHQRDHENFLVVSRNRRRRAKALLDFERHDDDELGFRKNDIITIISQKDEHCWVGELNGLRGWFPAKFVEILDERSKEYSLAGDDSVTEAVTDLARGTLCPALKAIFLHGLKKPSILGGPCHPWLFIEEAASREVERDFNSVYSRLVLCKTFRLDEDGKVLTPEELLYRAVQSVNMSHDVAHVQMDVKFRSLVCVGLK is encoded by the exons ATGTCAG GGACATACACACCGGCTCCCGGCGGGCCCTTCTCGGCTCTCACTCCAAGCATGTGGCCCCAGGACATTTTGGCAAAGTACCATCAA AGAGACAACTCGGAACAGACTGAACTCAAGTACGATGAGTTTGGCTTCAGAGTGGACTTGGACG CGACTGATGATCCCGATCCTTGGCTGGGCACCGAAGGCTCACCGCAGTGTGAAAACCCTCAGCAGAGGTTGCGCTGGCAAGCCCATTTGGAGTTCACGCATAATCACACCGTGGGCGACCTCACCTGGGAGCTCATTGCGCCGGTCCTTCCGCGCTCCGAACGCCTGCGCGCACTCGTACTCGGTGGCATCCCTCATAGCATGAGGCCGCAG TTATGGATGCGTCTGTCTGGAGCGCTGCAGAAAAAGAGAACTTCTGAAATCACCTACAAAGAAATCATCAAAAACAGCTCCAACGATGACGCCTCCACAGCCAAACAG ATAGAGAAGGACCTGTTGCGGACAATGCCCACCAACGTGTGCTTCAATAACCTAACAAGCGTCGGGGTCCCGAGGCTGCGACGGGTACTTCGAGGCCTGGCCTGGCTTTACCCCGACATTGGCTACTGTCAGGGAACTGGAATG gtGGTTTCCTGTCTGTTGCTCTtcatggaggaggaggatgtgcTGTGGATGATGTGTGCTCTGATTGAAGACCTCCTCCCACCGTCGTACTTCTCCTCCACCCTGCTGGGCGTCCAAACGGACCAGAGGGTGCTTCGTCAGCTCATCGTTCAGTACCTACCGGCCCTTGACCGCCTTTTGCAAGAGCATGACATTG AGCTGTCTCTGATCACGCTGCACTGGTTCCTGACATCCTTTGCCAGCGTGGTGGATATCCGTTTACTCCTCCGGATCTGGGACCTCCTCTTCTACCAGGGCTCCTTGGTTCTCTTTCAAATCACGCTGGGCATGCTTAAGATCAAG GAGGAAGAGCTCATATCGTCGGAAAACTCCGCGTCCATTTTTAACACGCTCTCCGACCTGCCGAGCCAGTTGAGAGACGGGCCCGCAGTTCTCGGGGAAGCTTTGAGGCTGGCGGGCAATCTGTCGCAGGACACGCTGGACGCTCACCGACACAAGCACCTTGCCTACATCCTCAACGAACAGGCCCAGCTCGACAGTGGAAACGTGCCGCTCAATTCCAATCTCAACAAG CAGGTGGTGAGGAGACAGTCCCTGCGGAGAAAGTCCACTCTCAGCTCGCTGCTCTTTGGGGAGGATGAGGCCGAAGCGCTCAAGTCCAAGAACATTAAGCAGACCGAGTTGGTGGCGGCCCTTCGAGAGGCCATCACGCGCACTTCTGAACATTTCCACTGTCTGGACCCACGCCACTCCAGCACT GAGCTCACCCCTGACTACTCCATGGAGAGCCACCAGCGGGACCATGAAAACTTCCTGGTCGTGTCCCGAAACCGACGGAGACGAGCAAAGGCTTTGCTGGATTTTGAGCGCCATGATGATGACGAGTTGGGCTTCAGGAAGAATGACATCATCACT ATCATCTCACAAAAGGACGAACACTGTTGGGTCGGAGAGCTCAATGGTCTTCGAG GCTGGTTCCCCGCAAAGTTTGTGGAGATCCTCGATGAAAGGAGCAAAGAG TACTCGTTAGCAGGGGATGACTCGGTAACAGAAGCTGTGACCGATCTCGCCAGAGGGACTCTGTGTCCGGCCCTCAAGGCCATCTTTCTTCACGGCCTTAAGAAACCTTCCATTTTGGGCGGGCCCTGTCACCCGTGGTTATTCATAGAAGAG GCGGCCAGCAGAGAGGTCGAGAGGGATTTCAACTCTGTCTACTCAAGATTAGTGTTGTGTAAAACCTTCAG GTTAGATGAAGATGGGAAGGTTCTAACACCAGAGGAGCTCCTATACCGG GCGGTACAGTCAGTCAACATGAGCCATGACGTGGCTCATGTTCAGATGGATGTCAAGTTCAGGTCTCTGGTCTGCGTGGGCCTCAAGTGA
- the sgsm3 gene encoding small G protein signaling modulator 3 isoform X2 — translation MSGTYTPAPGGPFSALTPSMWPQDILAKYHQRDNSEQTELKYDEFGFRVDLDATDDPDPWLGTEGSPQCENPQQRLRWQAHLEFTHNHTVGDLTWELIAPVLPRSERLRALVLGGIPHSMRPQLWMRLSGALQKKRTSEITYKEIIKNSSNDDASTAKQIEKDLLRTMPTNVCFNNLTSVGVPRLRRVLRGLAWLYPDIGYCQGTGMVVSCLLLFMEEEDVLWMMCALIEDLLPPSYFSSTLLGVQTDQRVLRQLIVQYLPALDRLLQEHDIELSLITLHWFLTSFASVVDIRLLLRIWDLLFYQGSLVLFQITLGMLKIKEEELISSENSASIFNTLSDLPSQLRDGPAVLGEALRLAGNLSQDTLDAHRHKHLAYILNEQAQLDSGNVPLNSNLNKVVRRQSLRRKSTLSSLLFGEDEAEALKSKNIKQTELVAALREAITRTSEHFHCLDPRHSSTELTPDYSMESHQRDHENFLVVSRNRRRRAKALLDFERHDDDELGFRKNDIITIISQKDEHCWVGELNGLRGWFPAKFVEILDERSKEYSLAGDDSVTEAVTDLARGTLCPALKAIFLHGLKKPSILGGPCHPWLFIEEAASREVERDFNSVYSRLVLCKTFRLDEDGKVLTPEELLYRAVQSVNMSHDVAHVQMDVKFRSLVCVGLNEQVLHLWLEVLCSSMAAVEKWYHPWSFLRSPGWVQIKCELRVLSKFAFSLSQDCELPERKEEKEQRPLKEGVQDMLVKHHLFSWDIDG, via the exons ATGTCAG GGACATACACACCGGCTCCCGGCGGGCCCTTCTCGGCTCTCACTCCAAGCATGTGGCCCCAGGACATTTTGGCAAAGTACCATCAA AGAGACAACTCGGAACAGACTGAACTCAAGTACGATGAGTTTGGCTTCAGAGTGGACTTGGACG CGACTGATGATCCCGATCCTTGGCTGGGCACCGAAGGCTCACCGCAGTGTGAAAACCCTCAGCAGAGGTTGCGCTGGCAAGCCCATTTGGAGTTCACGCATAATCACACCGTGGGCGACCTCACCTGGGAGCTCATTGCGCCGGTCCTTCCGCGCTCCGAACGCCTGCGCGCACTCGTACTCGGTGGCATCCCTCATAGCATGAGGCCGCAG TTATGGATGCGTCTGTCTGGAGCGCTGCAGAAAAAGAGAACTTCTGAAATCACCTACAAAGAAATCATCAAAAACAGCTCCAACGATGACGCCTCCACAGCCAAACAG ATAGAGAAGGACCTGTTGCGGACAATGCCCACCAACGTGTGCTTCAATAACCTAACAAGCGTCGGGGTCCCGAGGCTGCGACGGGTACTTCGAGGCCTGGCCTGGCTTTACCCCGACATTGGCTACTGTCAGGGAACTGGAATG gtGGTTTCCTGTCTGTTGCTCTtcatggaggaggaggatgtgcTGTGGATGATGTGTGCTCTGATTGAAGACCTCCTCCCACCGTCGTACTTCTCCTCCACCCTGCTGGGCGTCCAAACGGACCAGAGGGTGCTTCGTCAGCTCATCGTTCAGTACCTACCGGCCCTTGACCGCCTTTTGCAAGAGCATGACATTG AGCTGTCTCTGATCACGCTGCACTGGTTCCTGACATCCTTTGCCAGCGTGGTGGATATCCGTTTACTCCTCCGGATCTGGGACCTCCTCTTCTACCAGGGCTCCTTGGTTCTCTTTCAAATCACGCTGGGCATGCTTAAGATCAAG GAGGAAGAGCTCATATCGTCGGAAAACTCCGCGTCCATTTTTAACACGCTCTCCGACCTGCCGAGCCAGTTGAGAGACGGGCCCGCAGTTCTCGGGGAAGCTTTGAGGCTGGCGGGCAATCTGTCGCAGGACACGCTGGACGCTCACCGACACAAGCACCTTGCCTACATCCTCAACGAACAGGCCCAGCTCGACAGTGGAAACGTGCCGCTCAATTCCAATCTCAACAAG GTGGTGAGGAGACAGTCCCTGCGGAGAAAGTCCACTCTCAGCTCGCTGCTCTTTGGGGAGGATGAGGCCGAAGCGCTCAAGTCCAAGAACATTAAGCAGACCGAGTTGGTGGCGGCCCTTCGAGAGGCCATCACGCGCACTTCTGAACATTTCCACTGTCTGGACCCACGCCACTCCAGCACT GAGCTCACCCCTGACTACTCCATGGAGAGCCACCAGCGGGACCATGAAAACTTCCTGGTCGTGTCCCGAAACCGACGGAGACGAGCAAAGGCTTTGCTGGATTTTGAGCGCCATGATGATGACGAGTTGGGCTTCAGGAAGAATGACATCATCACT ATCATCTCACAAAAGGACGAACACTGTTGGGTCGGAGAGCTCAATGGTCTTCGAG GCTGGTTCCCCGCAAAGTTTGTGGAGATCCTCGATGAAAGGAGCAAAGAG TACTCGTTAGCAGGGGATGACTCGGTAACAGAAGCTGTGACCGATCTCGCCAGAGGGACTCTGTGTCCGGCCCTCAAGGCCATCTTTCTTCACGGCCTTAAGAAACCTTCCATTTTGGGCGGGCCCTGTCACCCGTGGTTATTCATAGAAGAG GCGGCCAGCAGAGAGGTCGAGAGGGATTTCAACTCTGTCTACTCAAGATTAGTGTTGTGTAAAACCTTCAG GTTAGATGAAGATGGGAAGGTTCTAACACCAGAGGAGCTCCTATACCGG GCGGTACAGTCAGTCAACATGAGCCATGACGTGGCTCATGTTCAGATGGATGTCAAGTTCAGGTCTCTGGTCTGCGTGGGCCTCAA TGAGCAGGTGTTGCACTTATGGCTGGAGGTGCTGTGTTCCAGCATGGCGGCTGTCGAGAAATGGTATCATCCGTGGTCGTTCCTGCGCAGTCCCGGATGGGTCCAGATCAAATGTGAACTCAG GGTCCTTTCAAAGTTTGCCTTCAGTCTTTCGCAAGATTGCGAATTACCGGAGCGGAAGGAG GAGAAGGAGCAGAGGCCACTGAAAGAGGGCGTGCAGGATATGTTGGTGAAGCATCATCTCTTCAGCTGGGACATTGACGGCTAA